In Rattus norvegicus strain BN/NHsdMcwi chromosome 1, GRCr8, whole genome shotgun sequence, a genomic segment contains:
- the Rccd1-ps1 gene encoding RCC1 domain-containing protein 1-like — translation MAEVAAGGWHSVCVSETGDIYIWGWNESGQLALPTRSGTEKKTVREEATELNDDGLRGEEAALADVGAPAHFIAIQPFPALLDLPLGSDAVKASCGSRHTAVVTRTGELYTWGWGKYGQLGHRDSTSSDQPCRVEYFVERQLEVRAVTCGPWNTYVYAVERERTSELYLRWIPRLLMYLGENELLLQHAVLGAWKQGHSDLPASSVLGLKVKI, via the exons ATGGCTGAGGTGGCCGCAGGTGGCtggcactctgtgtgtgtgagtgaaactGGGGATATTTATATCTGGGGTTGGAATGAGTCAGGGCAGCTGGCCTTGCCCACAAGGAGCggaacagagaagaaaacagtgAGAGAGGAAG CCACAGAATTGAATGACGATGGTCTCAGAGGAGAGGAAGCAGCTCTGGCTGATGTTGGAGCTCCTGCCCACTTCATAGCCATCCAGCCCTTCCCAGCTCTCCTGGATCTTCCCCTGGGCTCAGATGCAGTCAAGGCCAGCTGTGGATCCCGACACACAGCTGTGGTGACACGAACAGGAGAACTCTATACCTGGGGCTGGGGTAAATATGGACAGCTTGGCCACAGGGACAGCACCAGCTCGGACCAGCCCTGCCGTGTGGAATACTTTGTAGAAAGACAACTTGAAGTAAGGGCTGTTACATGTGGACCCTGGAATACCTATGTCTAtgcagtggagagagagagaacatctgaACTATATCTCAGGTGGATCCCCAGGCTGCTTATGTACCTGGGTGAGAATGAACTCTTGCTTCAACATGCTGTCCTGGGTGCATGGAAACAAGGCCACAGCGATCTCCccgcctcctcagtgctgggattaaag GTCAAGATTTGA